The sequence CGATCGGAGCTGGCGATGAGAGCAACAAGAGCGGTGGAGACATTGACACGtgtcgatgatgatgatggtgatgatagTGTTGGTACTGTGCAGCTCGGCCGTGCGTTGCGTGGCTGGTATTTAGTTGGTTCGTCACGGGCCCGACTTTCGTTGGGCAGCCAGCATGGTGGATGGTTAACGGGCCACgtagttgttgttgctgttgtagcTGGTGCTGGTTCTGGTGCTGTTGCAGCTGCTGCTGACGCTGCAGCTGTACCGCCGCTTCGCACTGTTCGCGCGCTAACGCCTTCACGGCATTCGTCTTCTCCTACGAAATAAGAATGATAGGTTAGGTTGTAGTCAGGGgccataacaaattaaaaaagttataatataagaatttacattttagttgaaatgattctagttacgaataagtattaaagatgattcaaatctttttcgttaccGATAACCATGGTGAAAACTCTTTTGGATTACTTTCAGCCATTGTCAATCTTATTGTCAATACTACATGCTTGAAGTAGAAGGAGGGGTACAGAGAAAAAGACTTTTTCTCAGCAAATATAATCGTTactcaattattttgttcaacagttttacaaatctcccaaaaataaacgagaatacgaaaatacactgaatatcgtgtgtatggttatttataaaatccccttgaaatagttgcgatcgcggatcacataaacaaacgaacctgtcattctacagagtatctttttcggtgaaattatGCAAACGTAAATGTAACTTCGGTAGAACTCCTCGAGAACTTGTAAGCTTATATCACTCTGACCCAACCAGTCCACTctaaagtgtataatttataaaaggggattatattaatacgcggAGGATGTGGTAGGTGGTAAGTTTTGCATATGAATGTTCGTTGATACAACGAATGGTTAAATGGAGGTTTTCATGAATGTGATAAGGACTAGATCGAATGTTTTAACACTTATAACTAGAatgcgtatttttatacaagtttgtagttttacgaacataatcaaggaaataaaattttaatcgagatttgttttcttatatacgtatattttagcgcattttatgcattttgcgccatttgcgtacttttcaatttcgcacgaataaaataaagatcagcaatataattataacgcttcttaaaaatgtgaaaaatcctggtttcctaaaagcttgcaattgatttcagaaaaatttttatgaactctaccagataaattatggtaactctgaaaacaaaatttcacgataaaatgatttccgagtaaaatacacataaaagatGATTTAGACGTGTTTTAacgtgttcgttttcttttttaatagcgataTGTCTTACCCTCTGCCACACGAAGACGTTATGGACCATTGCGCATCCACAAAACACGATGCCAAGGCCTATGAAAACGGACGTAACGATTGCCGGTGTGACACCAATTACCTCTCAGAGAAAAGACATCGACTCCCGACTGTCGGACGCCAACGCCGCGACGCATCTTAGTCCCCATCAGAGATAAGGCCCCAACCCCGACTTTCGGACTCCTTGGAATCCACACCAAACCCCCCAACATCCCCAAGCCAGGGTGTATATAagccgagacttcacccagcccggggagttctcgttctagttgctgttcttgtacaacacccctttctctgttcaacgttattctactgtaagtgccaaagtcataataaagttcgataaaagagaattaatagttgggctacgactcagctttcttttctctcgcaacCCAAGTATCCATTTTACGTGACACCGGCGTCGAATAAAACTGGAtgaatgtatacaatatcatacCTGAAAGCATTGTTAGAGGATCATTATAACACGTATGCCATAACAAGCGGGACAAAGAATCAGCGCAAATACATATtctcaatacatataattctcgaagcgtaaactatatacatatgcttttcattgaaattttcaatactagtcgcaaattatttttcaattaatttattatttaagtctttatatatcaattctcgacgaataaattacttaaattatagagaatctatcttcagacaatagagaattcaatatttttggtcgttaagtaatttacaaatttctaaaacgattacgttcgaagttttggacagtatttgaagtttctaacatggcattaaaaaaaaataaataaattttatgatataattaaaaaaacattgtagtctatcataatttctattccgtcaaatttattaaaacacaGTTTTCTTCTGAACAGAGCCAAAATGTCCGTCTTGAATCGAGTTCAACAgcttaacgatcgatcgagcgaatGATAGCTGTGTAAACTAGCATGACACAACGTAAACTTTAGATTAGATCTCGATCCATCCACCAGCCGTATTCATGCATGACATGAATATTCTGTTTCAgctctttataaattaatctgttaaaacttccctaaaagacgatcatttttatttttctaagaaaaataatgactattcggcgttaaaattaactttatttccattggatttctaaactgatttcatacactcagagatagttcacagtatcttttagattcatgcctgaattcaagaaaaattaaaagtataacTTATGTACTAGTATCTTTCAAAAGGTTAAAGTTGACAGAATTGAAGGAATTGGTTCTTACCAGTTAGAAAGACGggaatgctaatgaaaaaccCTCCGACAGCACATATCCGGCTGATGGATGATTTTTGCAGGTACTTGTTACtcctgaaacagacaaaatttgaagtgaaagtcagtttcacgattctatgataattgagcgaaatataaaggaaccagttttttgtttaacagccaagaatctttcaaaaattctactgtaattgatacttcaaatatatttagtcagacaagggataatcataatcgcaacgttaatcttaactttaattcaaggatcaaacagtatcattatacatataaaagtaaacataaagtctatccacattattgttattattattattatatgttattctataattgatttttatttctttattatcaatattattctattttctataatgattcaattatatatcttattttttgtcaatcatatttcactgaaaagatcactttgaaaataatctaatggtaaaaaatgaaa comes from Bombus huntii isolate Logan2020A unplaced genomic scaffold, iyBomHunt1.1 ctg00000058.1, whole genome shotgun sequence and encodes:
- the LOC126875844 gene encoding protein odd-skipped-like, yielding MAESNPKEFSPWLSEKTNAVKALAREQCEAAVQLQRQQQLQQHQNQHQLQQQQQLRGPLTIHHAGCPTKVGPVTNQLNTSHATHGRAAQYQHYHHHHHHRHVSMSPPLLLLSSPAPIAATHNHLNVSGHRNVVTPPDTPADRSPPSPGNKLNRSQHLPREATGSVSPGLPAATLDLSSAATTNSPHELSTLV